The genomic segment CAGACGTCGTTGATGGCGACGTTCAGCCGGTCGGGCTCGAAGGCGGCGCCGGTCGTACCGATCGCGGAGAGGACCCGGCCCCAGTTGGGGTCCTCACCGTGGATGGCGCACTTGAGGAGGTTGTTACGGGCGATGGAGCGGCCCACCTCCAGGGCGTCGTCCTCGTCGGCCGCGCCCACGACCTCGATCCGGATGTCCTTGGAGGCTCCCTCGGCGTCGCCGATGAGCTGGCGGGCGAGGTCGGCGCAGACGGCCCGTACCGCTTCGGCGAACACGTCCTCCTCCGGGGTGATCCCGGAGGCGCCGGAGGCGAGCAGCAGCACGGTGTCGTTGGTCGACATGCAGCCGTCGGAGTCGATGCGGTCGAAGGTGGTACGGGTCGCGGCGCGCAGCGCGGTGTCGAGCGCGGGGGCGTCGACGTCGGCGTCGGTGGTGAGGACGACGAGCATGGTCGCGAGGCCGGGGGCGAGCATGCCCGCGCCCTTGGCCATGCCGCCGACGGTCCATCCCTCACCGCCCGCGACCGCCGTCTTGTGGACGGTGTCGGTGGTCTTGATGGCGATGGCGGCCTTCTCGCCGCCGTGCTCGCTCAGCGCCTCGGCGGCCCGCTCGATACCGGTCAGGAGCTTGTCCATCGGCAGCCGCACGCCGATGAGCCCGGTCGACGCGACGGCGATCTCCCCCGCGCTGTGGCCGGTGAGGACGTCGGCCACCTTCTCCGCGGTGGCGTGGGTGTCCTGGAAGCCCTGTGGGCCCGTACAGGCGTTGGCGCCACCGGAGTTGAGGATGACGGCGGTCACCTCGCCGCCCTTGATCACCTGCTCCGACCACAGGACGGGTGCGGCCTTGACGCGGTTGGAGGTGAAGACGCCGGCGGCGGCGCGACGCGGCCCGTGGTTGACCACGAGGGCCAGGTCCGGGCTTCCGCTCTCCTTGATCCCGGCGGCGATGCCCGCCGCCGTGAATCCCTGTGCTGCCGTGACGCTCACTGCATCTCCTTGTTCACGCCGCCGGGGTGGCGGCTGTGGTCGCTGCCGGTCTCGCTGCCCCGCGGCCGGACGGCCGCGCGTCCGTCGTTCACGGAGCGAGGCCGATCGAGGAAAGGCCGGTGTCCTCGGGGAGTCCGAGGGCGATGTTCATGCTCTGGAGGGCCCCGCCCGCGGTGCCCTTGGTGAGGTTGTCGATGGCGCTGATCGCGAGGACGCGGCCGGCCGACCCGTCGTACGCGACCTGGACCTGCGCGGCGTTGGAGCCGTACACCGATCCGGTGGCGGGCCACTGCCCCTCGGGCAGCAGGTCGACGAACGGCTCGTCCGCGAACGCCTTCCCGTACGCCGTACGGACCGATTCGGCGCTCACTCCCGGCTTCGCCCTGGCACTGCACGTGGCGAGGATGCCCCGGGGCATGGGCGCGAGGGTCGGGGTGAAGGAGACGGTGACCGGTTCACCGGCCACCGCGCCGAGGTTCTGGATCATCTCGGGGGTGTGCCGGTGGCCACCGCCGACGCCGTACGGGGACATGGAGCCCATCACCTCGGAGCCGAGCAGATGTGGCTTGGCCGCCTTGCCCGCGCCCGAGGTGCCGGACGCGGCGACGACGACGGCCTCGGGCTCGACGAGCCGGGCGGCGTAGGCCGGGAAGAGCGCCAGCGACACGGCGGTCGGATAGCACCCGGGCACCGCGATCCGCTTGGTCCCGGCGAGGGCCGCCCGCCCGCCGGGCAGCTCGGGCAGCCCGTAGGGCCAGGTCCCGGCGTGCGGCGAGGCGTAGAACCTCTCCCAGTCGGCGGGGTCCTTGAGCCGGAAGTCGGCGCCCATGTCGATGACGAGCACATCGTCGCCGAGCTGTTCGGCGACGGCGGCGGACTGCCCGTGCGGCAGCCCCAGGAACACGACGTCGTGCCCTGCCAGCGCCTCGGGGGTGGTGGCCTGGAGCACCCGGTCCGCGAGGGGCCGCAGATGAGGCTGCAGCGCGCCGAGCCGCTGCCCCGCGTTGGAGTTCCCGGTGAGAGCGCCGATCTCGACCTCGGGGTGGGCCAGCAGCAGCCGGAGGACTTCTCCGCCCGCGTATCCGCTCGCCCCTGCCACCGCTGCACGTACCACCATCGGAATCCTCCTCGTCGACGGCATGACTATACGCATCACCGCAGGTTTATGCAACGAAAGGTGGGGGTGCGCGACCGGGCGTCGTCGTCCCTGTCCCACGTGCGCCGTCGACGCCGAGGGCCCCTTTTCCGGTCCGGACGCCTCCGCCGACGCCGACGGCGTCGGCCACTACGAGGTCCGGCGCGGCGGCGCCGGTGCTGACACCTTCCTCGGCGGAACCCCCGACGACGCGCACTACGTCGCCGCGCTCGACAGGAAAAGCGAGACCGCGACCACGATCACCGTCAAGGGGGTGGGGCCGTATAGGACGGCTGAGCCGTGCTCTTCCCCCGTGACTCCCGCCCGCACCTCTGCGCAGGGCGGTCCGCCTCCCAGGCCGGGTGCCCCTACCGGTTCACGGGGACGGCGAGGACGGCGGTACGTAGAAGCCGGCCAGCATCGTGTCCATGACCTGGCGTTGCCGGGGCCAGTCGGTGCTCGGTCCCGCGCTCTGGACGCTGTACATGGCCCCGCCGGGCGTGGTGAAGACGCGGTAGATGCCGCGTCGGCGTCCGCCGTCCGGGAGGTCGTAGCCGAAGTTCACCTCGACGGCCGCGTCCGGTCCTTCGCCGACCGGCCCGAACCCCGTCTCCACGTAGCCCGTCCAGACCGACGCCACCCCTCGTGAGAAGCCACGCGCCAGCTCGACGGCTTCGGCCTTGAACGACACCGGGTAGATCTCCAGGTACGAGGAGTGGTCCGCCGCTTCGTAGACGACCGCGGCGGTGTTCGTGCGGTGCGCCCAGTCCTCCGGGACCGCGAGGGTGACGCCGTCGGGGCCCTCGGCGAGGCGGTAGCCGCTGCGCGACACGGTCGGGGACGCGGTGGGGAAGGCGGTCGCGGCGGCGGAGGACGCGGCGCCGGACGGTGTGTCGTCCTGTCCCAGCCACACCGCCGCGACGGCCACGAGCACGGCGGCGGCGAGTCCGGCGGCGGGCAGGGCGAGCCGGCGCGTGCGCGCCGGTCCACCGGACCCGCCCGCTCCCGGATCGCCGACGGCCGGATGTCGCGGTACGGGTGGTGGTGCCAGCGGGGGCCGGGGCACGGGCGGCGGTGTCAGCGGTGGCCGTGGCCCGGCACCGTCCCGGGAAGCGGGAGCCGGGGTACGGGTCGCTGCCGCGTCCGGGGGCACCGGTCCTGGCACGGTGGGCGGGCCGCTCCCGGTGCGCGCGCCGTCCTGGTCCGGGTCCGGACGGGGCTCCGGGAACGCCATGGGCGCGTCGTGGTCCGGGAACTCCCAGCTCTGGTCACCCGCGTTCCACCGGGGACCGGGTGGTGACACCGTCAGGCTCCCAGCAGGGCGGCCACGGAGGTGGCGACCGCGCTCCCCGAGGCGAGGAGTTCGACCACCGGGCCCGCCGAGAGGAGCGCGTCACGCAGCCGGGCGAGACGGCCCGGGGTGACCACGTCGGTGGACTCGATCTCGTCCTGTACGGACACCAGTTCCGCGTCCAGCACGGCCACCGGCCCACGGTCCGCCACGCGCGCCGTCAGCCGGGACAGATCGGCTCGCAATTCCCGTACCGCCGAAAGCAGTTCGGTCACCGCCGCCTCCCGGTCGGCTCCGGACGCGCCGTTGACCGTACCGACCTGGTTGTGGTCGCCGATGGCGAAGGAGCTGCCCGACACCGAGCCGATGTGCACGGCGCGTTCGGAGGGTGAGGGCTCGGAACCCACGGGCCGCGCGGTCCGCTCCGGTTCAGGGTGTGTCACCTGTCGACTCCTTCTTCCCCGCGGCCCCGTCGTTCGAGGCGCTGACGGTGTTCCTGTCGCCGATCCCGACGGCGCTGTTGTGCACCGACTGGATGTAGACCGCCCCCTGACCGAGGTGCACGGCCTTGCGTTCGAACTCGGTCGTCTGCCAGCCCGCCTCGTACAGCGCGAGCTGCACCCCGCGTGCCACCCGGTCCTCGACGGTCTTCAGATAGCGGTCGACGTCCATGGTCTGGAACAGCGAGGCGTCGGGCTCCGCGCCCAGTTCGCGTACCGCCGTGCCGGGACCGGTCGGTGGCTCCCCGGAGTTCGCGGCGGACAGCGCGTGCCAGCCGCTCAGCAGCCCCCTGGCGAGCGCGAGCAGCGCCGTGCCCAGGTCCCGCGGAGCGTGCGCGAGGGCCTGGAGTCCCAGCGCGACCGCGTTGTTCCGGCCGAGGCGCTGCCCTACGCCGCCCGTGCCGCGGAACTTCGCCCGCACAGGGCGCAGTACGTGCGGGGCGACCTCCAGCATCAGCATGCCGCCCTGGGTGTGCACCCGGACGAAGACGGTGACGACGATGTCCTCGTCCCAGCCGCCCACCCGAATCCGCAGGAAGTGCCGGCGCTTCTCGCCGCCCTCCTCGACCGCGTCCGCGCGGTGTTCCTCGAAGTCGTCCGCCGTGAGCGGCGCGTCCTCGCGCAGGCGCAGACCGGTGGCCGGCAGGAAGACGCACTCGTCGACGACGAGTTCGCGCAGCCGGTCCAGGACCGCGGCCGCGGCCTGCGGTGAGCCGTGCGGGGACGGCACGCGCAGCGACTCGACGAGGGGGACGACGCGGCGCAGGATCTCCTCGTTGTCCACCGCCTGCGGTTCCCGGGCGCCGAGGTCCGTGCGCGGGCGCAGCTCGACCGACAGGTGCCAGGGCCGGAACGGCATTCCGGCGCCGCAGAAGGGCTTCTCCGTCGCGTACATCACCAGCGGCCAGTGCTGTTCGGCGCGGATCAGTTCCCGGACGAACCGCAGACGTGAGCCGTGGAGCCGTTCGGCCGGGTCCGCGGCGAGGTCGTCGTACCGCTCGCGGGACAGCGGGCCGGACATGGTCCGGGCCAGCCACTCCCGCCGCAGTCCGGTGAGCACCGCGAGCAGCAGCAGGAAGGCGAAGACGGTCCAGGACGAGCGCTGCCAGGTGTCGCCCCCGTTGAAGTAGAGCTTCAGCTGCCACGTCAGCGGCATCATGCGGTACTGGAGGTCGAGTGCCCGGGTGACGCTGTGCACGAACTGCACGAACCAGTTGTCGAGCAGCTGCCAGTTCGCCTGGATCAGCGGGGTCATCGCCACCGTCAACAGCAGGAATCCCAGGAGCAGTCGGGCGTACATCTGGAGCAGCCAGGCGGGCAGGCGCAGCGCGGAGTTCTCCCGGGACGCCTCCACGGCCCGCGCGCCGGCGCTCAGCAGCAGGCAGGGCAGCAGCAGACGGGTGAGGAACCAGCCGTCGGTGACGACCGCGGCCACCACCCACAGTCCGGTCACCGCCGCCGCCCAGAGGAGTTCACCGCGCCTGGCGTACAGGGCGTGTGCGAGGACGCGGGCCGCGTCGATGCCGTAGCTCGGCGCGACGAAGCGCTCGTGGTGGACGTACAGCTCGTCGATGACCCGGTCCCGGAAGCGCGGGTCGAGGTACACCCCCACGCACAGCAGGCGCCCCGCCTCACTGGTGGCCGGGTCGGCCGGTGCCTTGACGTGCGTGTGCGAGTCGGAAGGACCCGCCGGCCGAGGAGGAACCGCCGTCTGGTTCACCCGGGCGACGATAGAGGCGCGGCGGTCGCACGGACAGACGTAATCGCGCCAGAACACCCGTACAGGATGTGCCGGGAGGGGTCCGTGGCGACTTGTCCGAACTCTTTCGGTCACCCGGCATAGAGCGAAGTCGCCTTTCGGGGGCCCGAGTTGGCGGTCGCGCTGCGGTCGTCGGGCGGATGCGGCCGGTCGCACCCACTGCCGGTGCCCGGCCGGGTGCCCTCCGCGCGCGGTACGGCCGGTGGCGCGCGGACCGTCCCTCGCGTCGCATCAGTTTCCGGGGTGTCAGGCGGAGTTGGGCGCTCAACGGACTGGACAAGGAAGCCCTGCCGGGTAATACTCATGCAGAGTATTACTCATAACGAGTGGTACCTGCTTCCGGTGAGTGCCGTGGCCCCGCGAGGAGCCACGAGCGTGCAGGGGTTCGCGTAGTATCCGGCGCCATGATTGACACCACCCCGCGCTGGCAAGAGATTTCGCGAACCACCGTCTTCGAAAAATACGGACGCGGTATCGAGAAGGTGGTCTTCCAACTGCCTGACGGCCGCATCGAAGATTTCTTCATCAAGGCCGAGAGTTCAGCCGCCGCGGTGCTGGCGCTGACCGAGGACCTGAAAGTCGTCGTGGCCAAGCAGTTCCGTCCCGGGCCGATGGACTTCCTCTACGAGTTGCCCGGCGGGTTCATCTCGCCGGGCGAGGAGGCCCTGGTCGCCATGGAACGGGAGCTGCTGGAGGAAACCGGCTATCGAGGACAGCTCGAACACGTCACCACCTGCTACGACGATGCCTACTCGACCGTGGTGAGGCACTGCTTCGTAGCGACGAACTGCGTCAAGATCGCCGAACCGTGCACGGAGGACAACGAGTTCATCGAAGTCACCCTGCTCGACCAGCCCTCCTTCCGGAACATTCTCCGAAAGGGACGGATGAGCGATGTGGAAGTGGCCTACCTCGGACTCGATCATCTGAACCTGCTCTGAATCCTCCCGGAGCAGAACTTCGGCGGCGGCGCCACCCACACCCTCAGACTGCGGGATGGTCACCCATGAAGACGAACGTCGACGTCTCCTCCTGGTTCTCCAGCGTCCAGGTCTCCCTGCCGCCTTCGGCGGTGGCCCTGGTTCTGGCCGGGGGCAAAGGAAGCCGGCTCAAGGCCGCCGCCGATCCGGAACTGCGCGGCACTCCGAAGGTCCTCGTCCCCATCAAGCGTCCCGGCGGGACGACGACCATGCTCGGCCACGCGCTCAACGAGCTGGCCGGCACCGGATTCCGTCGCGTGTCCCTGCTGACCAGCTCCGACCCCGAGGCGGGCGGCCCAGCGGTGGAGGCATACGCGCAGGCGCAGTTCGGCAGCACCTTCGAACTGCACATCTACCGTGAGGGCTACCCGCTCGGCACGGCCGGCGCGGCCTTCGCCGCGCTGCGCCACCTGGAGTCCGAGGTGGCGGTGATCATTCCGGCCGACACCCTCTTCCCCTTCTCCCTCCTGCCGTCCGCGGTCGCCTCGCACCATGCGGACGGGTCCGCGGTGACCTGGGTGGTGACGACCTCGCCGGGTCTGCACGCCCAGAACACCGGGCGGATTCTGCTGGACGCCACCGCTCCTCGTATCAGGCACGCGCTCGAAGGGGTGGACGCGGTACCGCCCGCCGACGTACGCCACCGGCTGCGCGGCGCGACGAGCGCGGGCGTCGTCATCGTCAGGCCCGGCGAGTTCTGCGAGCTGTTCGAGCAGTACGCGCGACGCCTCGCCGAGCCCTGCGCCACCGATCTGTACCGGGAGTTCATCCCCTGGATGGTCAGCCGGGCCGTCCCGGTCGGTGCCTTCGACATCGGCCAGGCCGCCCCCGACCTCGGGACACCGGACCGGCTGCGCGCGTTCGGACGGTGACGCCTCTCCCACGACAGGGAGCGGGTTCCCTGTCGTGAGGGAGGTCGTAAGGACCGTCCCATGATCCCCGGCGGACGCGGGACGCCGGGATGATCCCGTCCGCCGCCGTCGGACCACCCCGCGCCGGGGTCCGACGGCGGCCCGTCCACAGCGATCGGCCCCTTCGACGACGGAGAGAGACATGAGCCTCACCCCCTTGCAGATACGCCATTTCCGGGACTCCGGATACCTCAGGATTCCCGGAGTGGTCCCGGCGGCGCTGGTCGCCGAGATCCGCGGGATGTTACGGACCGAGTTCGCGGACGCCTCGGCGTCGGTCCCGCCCCGACAGGGCACCCCCGCGAAGCTGTACCGGTTGCACGAGCGCGCTCCCGGGCTGATGGGCCGGCTGATCACCCTCCCCGGTCTGGTGGGCCCGCTGCGCGCACTGCTCGGTCCGAACGTGGTCTACCTGCTGAACCGGCACAACCAGGCGGCCGTCAACGCACCCGGCGAAACCCTGTCGCGTCTGCACCGCGACATCCTCCAGTGGACGCGCGGCCTCGTCACCGCCGTGGTCTACCTGGAGGACGCCACCCCGGCCAACGGGTGTACGCACCTGGTCCCCGGCTCCCACCATCTGCCCTTCGTGGGGGTGCCGCAGCCCGACGGTGGCGGCACCTGGATGGACGAGCACCCCGAACTCGCCGATCTGATGGACCAGTCCGTGCCCGTCCCGGTACCCGCCGGGGGCGTCCTGCTCTTCGACGCGCTGGCGTTCCACACGGTCGGTGCCAACACGGGTGACACCAGCCGGATGAGCCTGGTCCTGGGCTTCCGTAGCGTGGACGAGCTGGACGCGCACCCCGACCGGGACCGGCAACTCCTGGTCAGCGGACGGCACATCTACCGGGGCAACGACCGGGCCGCCGACCGGCCGGTCGTGTCCGGCTGAGTCGGCGGGACGGACGCGGCACGGAACGGATCGGCGGGACGGACGGATCGGCGGGACGACCAGGTCGGTAGGAAGGTCGGGCCGGTAGGACGGTCGGGCCGGTAGGACGGTCGGGTCGGTAGGACGGTCGGGTCGGTAGGACGGTCGGGTCCCCGGGACGGACGGAGCGGCGAACAGGGGAAGAGCGCGGCGGGACAGGTCGCCAAGGGGGGCGGTGCGGGGTTGCCCCGCACCGCCCCCGTCACCGCTCCGTCCGCCCTCCGTGGATCAGCCGAGCAGCGCGCGCAGGACAGGTGCCCCCGCCCGGTCCACCTCCCCCTCCAACGCGTCGATGAGCGCGGACGTCTCATCGGCGGTCAACGGGCTGGGGAAGCCGTACCGCTTCAGGATCAACAGGTCCTTCAGCACCAGTGAGGGGGTCCGGCACAGCCGCGCCTTGGCGATCGACTCCAACAGGAACCGGTGGGCGCGTTCGCGTGCCTCGGCGGCCTCGGTGCCGCCCGTGCCCGCGGTGCCCGCCCCGGCCAGGCACCGCAGCGCCGCGTCGCGCGTCGCGATCGCCCCGGCGACCAGATCGCCCACCACCTCGGCGCCCAGCACCGCCTCCAGGTCCGGTGCCCGCCCGTCGGCGCTCCGGGCCCGGTACTTGGCGACGTTCACCATGCCCCGCATGTATCCGACGCGCCTCGCCATGGAGCCGATTCCTCCCCAGATCGCGCGGTCCCAGCCGGGGTGACCGGCGAAGACCGTCCGGCCGAGCCGTGCGGAGGCCGCGGCGATCCGGATCAGGTGCTCGGTGTAGTCGCAGGCGAACGCCAGGGCGTCGTAGTGCCGGGCGTCCTCCTCCCAGTGCCTGAGCGTGCGCATCGCCCGCGCCTGGAGCGGGGCGAGCAGCAGCGCGTCCGCGGCCAGCCGTGCGATCGCACGGGCCTTCACCACGCCGCCGCGGTGGGCGGTGCGGACCTCGGGTTCGTTGAAGGAGCTGTTGTGGCGCCTGAACCTGCTGTAGGCGCGGGCGATCTCCGCCCGCCCCCAGCCCGTCGCGTCGCCCGCCCGTAACGCGAGGCGGCGGGCGGTGCGGGAGGTCGCCTCCGCGGAGCGGTAGAGGTCCATGGACTCCTGCGCGAACTGCACGGCCAGCAGCGTGCGTACGTCCGCCGGGCCGCGGTCCTCGTGCTGCGCGAGGTCGATCACCTGCGGGAAGTCCGCGACGGTGTTGAGCATCGCGGCGAGCGCCAGACGGGCTGCCCGGGGCCGGTCCGCCACGACGGCGCGCACCTCCTGCCGTACCGCCAGCCGCACCCGCTCGGCGAACGCCTCCCTGACGTGCCGCTCGGCGGATTCGGGAAGGGCGGTCAGCTGCCGTACGGCTGCCGCCGCGTCGCCGAACGGTGCGAGTGTGCCCCGGGAGGCGAAGAACTCCCGTGCCAGGTCCTCGAAACTACCCTGCCAGGTGAGGCAGTTCGGGAGCAGACGGGAACGGTGGTCGGCCGGGAAGCTCAGGTCGACCCAGAGCACCTGGCAGCGGCTGCCGAACTCCGCGAGCCAGGGGAAGACGTCGAAGTCCCGGCCGCTGTACCCGACGATCAGGACGCGTTCCAGGGTGACCGGCAGGGCCGTCCGGACCGCCTGGTAGGAGCTGCGTACCAGATCGGCGGGCTGACTGCGCAGGGTAAGCGCGTCGAGGGCGGTTCCGTGCAGCTTCCACACCGCCACCCCGCCGGGCGCCGCCGTCACGGCGGGGAACGACCCGTCCGCGACGGGCAGTCCGACGACCGTGTCCCTGCCCTGACGCCGGGCGGCCGTTTCGAGGAACAGATCGAAGTTGGTGGTCAGGACGGGCAACGCGTGCCGTGCGGCGAGCCCTGCCAGCAGATGGTGACCGGCGTTGGGCTGCGGCGCGAGGTCGTCGGGCCGTTCCCCGGTCCAGGCGTACGCCTGCCACAGACGGAGATGGTCGGCCTTCCCCACGGAGGCGGCGATGGCCCCGTAACACGATTCCGGCAGCAGCCGGTCGCGGAAGGCGGGGTCGAGGGCGGCCCGGCCGGGGGAACCTACAAGGCCGGCCGTGTCGCGCAGGACGTCGATGGTGGCGCCCATGACCTTCGCGACCCCGGGCGCGCAGGCGGGCGCGGGTATGGAGATCCCGGCGCCCGC from the Streptomyces sp. AM 4-1-1 genome contains:
- the argJ gene encoding bifunctional glutamate N-acetyltransferase/amino-acid acetyltransferase ArgJ; the encoded protein is MSVTAAQGFTAAGIAAGIKESGSPDLALVVNHGPRRAAAGVFTSNRVKAAPVLWSEQVIKGGEVTAVILNSGGANACTGPQGFQDTHATAEKVADVLTGHSAGEIAVASTGLIGVRLPMDKLLTGIERAAEALSEHGGEKAAIAIKTTDTVHKTAVAGGEGWTVGGMAKGAGMLAPGLATMLVVLTTDADVDAPALDTALRAATRTTFDRIDSDGCMSTNDTVLLLASGASGITPEEDVFAEAVRAVCADLARQLIGDAEGASKDIRIEVVGAADEDDALEVGRSIARNNLLKCAIHGEDPNWGRVLSAIGTTGAAFEPDRLNVAINDVWVCRDGSVGEDRDLVDMRYREVRITADLSAGTESVVIWANDLTADYVHENSAYSS
- the argC gene encoding N-acetyl-gamma-glutamyl-phosphate reductase: MVVRAAVAGASGYAGGEVLRLLLAHPEVEIGALTGNSNAGQRLGALQPHLRPLADRVLQATTPEALAGHDVVFLGLPHGQSAAVAEQLGDDVLVIDMGADFRLKDPADWERFYASPHAGTWPYGLPELPGGRAALAGTKRIAVPGCYPTAVSLALFPAYAARLVEPEAVVVAASGTSGAGKAAKPHLLGSEVMGSMSPYGVGGGHRHTPEMIQNLGAVAGEPVTVSFTPTLAPMPRGILATCSARAKPGVSAESVRTAYGKAFADEPFVDLLPEGQWPATGSVYGSNAAQVQVAYDGSAGRVLAISAIDNLTKGTAGGALQSMNIALGLPEDTGLSSIGLAP
- a CDS encoding NUDIX hydrolase, with protein sequence MIDTTPRWQEISRTTVFEKYGRGIEKVVFQLPDGRIEDFFIKAESSAAAVLALTEDLKVVVAKQFRPGPMDFLYELPGGFISPGEEALVAMERELLEETGYRGQLEHVTTCYDDAYSTVVRHCFVATNCVKIAEPCTEDNEFIEVTLLDQPSFRNILRKGRMSDVEVAYLGLDHLNLL
- a CDS encoding NTP transferase domain-containing protein, whose product is MKTNVDVSSWFSSVQVSLPPSAVALVLAGGKGSRLKAAADPELRGTPKVLVPIKRPGGTTTMLGHALNELAGTGFRRVSLLTSSDPEAGGPAVEAYAQAQFGSTFELHIYREGYPLGTAGAAFAALRHLESEVAVIIPADTLFPFSLLPSAVASHHADGSAVTWVVTTSPGLHAQNTGRILLDATAPRIRHALEGVDAVPPADVRHRLRGATSAGVVIVRPGEFCELFEQYARRLAEPCATDLYREFIPWMVSRAVPVGAFDIGQAAPDLGTPDRLRAFGR
- a CDS encoding phytanoyl-CoA dioxygenase family protein, giving the protein MSLTPLQIRHFRDSGYLRIPGVVPAALVAEIRGMLRTEFADASASVPPRQGTPAKLYRLHERAPGLMGRLITLPGLVGPLRALLGPNVVYLLNRHNQAAVNAPGETLSRLHRDILQWTRGLVTAVVYLEDATPANGCTHLVPGSHHLPFVGVPQPDGGGTWMDEHPELADLMDQSVPVPVPAGGVLLFDALAFHTVGANTGDTSRMSLVLGFRSVDELDAHPDRDRQLLVSGRHIYRGNDRAADRPVVSG
- a CDS encoding SIR2 family protein, which codes for MHSTVDTQQALDWLAADTACLTMAGAGISIPAPACAPGVAKVMGATIDVLRDTAGLVGSPGRAALDPAFRDRLLPESCYGAIAASVGKADHLRLWQAYAWTGERPDDLAPQPNAGHHLLAGLAARHALPVLTTNFDLFLETAARRQGRDTVVGLPVADGSFPAVTAAPGGVAVWKLHGTALDALTLRSQPADLVRSSYQAVRTALPVTLERVLIVGYSGRDFDVFPWLAEFGSRCQVLWVDLSFPADHRSRLLPNCLTWQGSFEDLAREFFASRGTLAPFGDAAAAVRQLTALPESAERHVREAFAERVRLAVRQEVRAVVADRPRAARLALAAMLNTVADFPQVIDLAQHEDRGPADVRTLLAVQFAQESMDLYRSAEATSRTARRLALRAGDATGWGRAEIARAYSRFRRHNSSFNEPEVRTAHRGGVVKARAIARLAADALLLAPLQARAMRTLRHWEEDARHYDALAFACDYTEHLIRIAAASARLGRTVFAGHPGWDRAIWGGIGSMARRVGYMRGMVNVAKYRARSADGRAPDLEAVLGAEVVGDLVAGAIATRDAALRCLAGAGTAGTGGTEAAEARERAHRFLLESIAKARLCRTPSLVLKDLLILKRYGFPSPLTADETSALIDALEGEVDRAGAPVLRALLG